From the genome of uncultured Bacteroides sp.:
ATTTTCCTGTTTTGGCCTTTATTCCATATATATACTTATCGGCAGAGCCAAAAACTACTACTCCATTTCCAGCAGCAGGCGTTCCTACAATACGGTTTCCTGATTGGAATTCCCACATTTTCTTACCACTGCTTAACGAGTAGCAACTTAAAAAGCCCAAATCATCACCAACATAAATATTTTTATTATAGACAATAGGGGAAGAATATATTCCCGCATTTGTCTTTACAATCCAAAGTTCTTTAACCCGATCGTATTCTTTATTTATAGAATAATCAGGTCTTTTATACCCAAAATTATCTGAATTATAATAACTCTTTCTTAAAGAATATGATGCCCACTTTTCAGGTTCATCTCCAATTTTCTGTTCATATACCAATAATGAATCTGGAGTCACTTCAAAAATGGAATAACCTCCGACTGTTTCTTTTCCTCGCAAGTTCGAACGACAAATAATACCAGGAATACCATCGTAATTAAACAATAAATTACGGTGATAATGTCCTCCCAGGAAAGCCCTGATATTATATTGACGAACAGCATCTGTTACATCATACCAATTATCTACATCGCCCTCTTGTAAAGGGTAATGAGTCACCAGAATAGCCGGCTTTTCTTTTCCAAAGGTTGCCAACTCTTTTTTCATCCAGGAAATATCCTGCGGAGAAACATGTCCATCAGCCATTCTAATGACCGGCCCTGAATTAAATCCAAGAAAAAGGATTCCATTGTACTCAAATTTAAATCTGTCTGAACCAAAAATATGGCCAAAATCAGTCGCACCAGATTCACTCCACTTTGTTTCATGATTTCCGGAAGTGATATAATATTTCATCCTCAACAAGTCAAGCAATGACTTTACTCTCTTCAGAGATGCACGGTCCCCTTCTTCAGTTACATCACCAGATACAATTACAAAGTCTATATCTTTGGTTTTATTGATTTGCTCAACAGATTTTCTCAAATCATTATAAGCAAGAGAATCACCACTAACATGTAAATCTGTTAATAATGCAAAGCGGAAATTTTCACCCCGTAAAGAGTTAATTATTAGGCAAAAAAGAACTGATAAAAAGACTTTTTTCATAACTAGATCTATTTAGGCCCTTATAAAAGCAAATGTAAAATAAATGTTTTAATTATAGAAATAAGAGCGTTTATTTTATGTGTTAGAACCATTTATTTGCAAATAATAACATTTAAAGGTGCGACATCAGCAACATAATTATGTAAAGTAAAACATTAAAAATGTGAAATAGAAGAAATGTTTTGAGTATGATATTCAACCAGTCCAGTCATAGGCGATTCAACAATATTATCAATTACTATACCAAATTCCTTTGCAACCTGATTTAAAACAAAAGAATAGTTATATGCAACAGAACCGACAAAACGAATTGGATAATTTTGATAGTCATACTGAGTAACACTACGAACAAAAAAACTTCTCAAATTCTGAGAAACAAGATCATAGACATATTCATTATCAAGATGTTCATTAAGAAAATATGAAAATGTTGATAGAAAACGATTTGGGAATGGGCGACTATATACAGACTCAAGAGCATCATCAGCCGAAATACGAAACTTTTCATAGAATGTTTCAATAAGAGAAGCTGGTGCTAATCCTTTTAAACAATCAGCCAGAAAAAGCTTACCTAAAACCGCACCGCTACCTTCATCACCTAAAACATAACCTAAAGATCTTACATTACGAGTTATATTTTTCCCATCATAAAAACAGGAATTAGAGCCTGTTCCCAAAATACAGGCAATACCTGCATCATTTTTTAATAAGCCACGTGCTGCAGCCAATAAATCACTCTCAACTTCAATGGGAGACTTAAACTGAGCAACTAAAGAGGCGCCAATAATACCTTTTCTCTCTGGAGAAGAGCAGCCTGCACCATAGAAAAAAACCTGTTCAAATCTTTTTCTAAAGAAATGTTCCGGAAGCCCTAAGCGTACACTGCGACTTATTTCTCTCCTTGATTGGAAAAAGGGGTTTATTCCTTCTGTAAAAATATGCTCAGTTACGCAATCTCCATCAATCAAAGCCCATTCCGTTCTTGTTGAACCACTCTCAGCTATCAGTTTCATTTATTGTTTGCTTATTAAAAATTGCCCAAAGATAAATAATATTTCTTTAACATCATAGATAAAATAAAGAGGTATTATTCACTATTTAAAATTCATTACTCAGTTTTTGAAAAGAAATATAAGACAGACTTCATCAGCTGACTTCTCTCTTCTTCTTTCTTAACAGATTCAAAAGGAAAACCAAGTATGCAAGTTTTATATTTTCCCTTATAAGCAACACCTGCACTCAAATTATTCTCAGAATATCTAAAAACGGTATACGAATCTTTTGCTGCCGGCTCTATTCCATCAGGAGATTCTACAGCATATGATTCAGCATTTAGCTCATTGTAATAGTCATAATTACCAGACAACATCACAAAAGGAGATGCTACGCTTTTAACTTCGCCTGTTATAGCAGCCTGCCCGGTACGCCATTTATATTTCAATGTATTCATCGCAAAATTCCTATCTTCCTGTCGGGATACTTTATTATCCCACAAATCCGATCCGACAAATGCACCGGAAATAAAGATATTACCATCTGCTTCGCAATATTCTTTAATTGCAGACTGCAATTTATCAGGGAATGTTTTAAATTCATTTGGACATTGGCCTCCACGTCCCATCTTTGTTTCACGTTCTTTTCCCAAGATCAGATCCACAAATTTATATTCTTTCAGATCTGCATTCTTATCCATTACAGCTTCGTCGCTACAAGAAACAAAAGAGTATCCTGCATTAGTGATTGCTTTTCCATGTACAAAAGGATAATCGAAAGTATTGCCAGCAATAACCATTTTTTCATAATTTGCACGACTAGCTCCAAAACCAGCAGCATCATCGTCCATCCATGGAATATTACGTCTGAATTCAGTCTGACTTCCAATATAACTATAGTCTTGCTTGTAAGGAACTCCATGATCAAGCACATCATAGAACCCTGCAATACTATCGGCTACAAAGTCGGCCGGAGCACTAATTCTATCAAAGCCGTTCACTACCAGAACCATCCCCTTCTCTTTTGTCACTCTACTGGCTGAAAGAATTTCAGAAGGAAAACTTTCACCTCCATCATTCAATGCAGTAACCTTATAACTATAGATTTGTCCTTCATTTTGTGATACGCGATAGCTATTTGTATTCACAATAACACCATTATCAAATTCTCCGTCATCAATGCGCGTATAAACAACATACTTATTTGCTACAGCAGTTGGTTCTAATGGGTCCATAACTGGTTTCCAATTTAACTCAACTTCGTCTGTATTAACAAAGTGAATATTAAAATGATCTATTGGCAATGGCTGAACAACATATTTCTGCTTATATTGCGAAGAAACAAATTGAAGTATTCCTTTATAAATTGCACGGCTTACAGTAAAACGAAATCTCGGATCCAATCCATATCGCATATCAGCAAAATTCTGATGAGAAAGAAGCTCCAACAACATAGCAGGAACCTTAGGAACACGCGCTTCATAATAAGACTGGTTCCACATTCCACGACGCGACCAATTCGGTTCATATAATGAACGAATGTCATTCACTATTTGCGACTGTACAAGGTCTGTTAAATCTCTGGCAGCATATCTGGAAACGCCATTTGCATATTTGGTATCATCGGTATTAGTACAGAAAATACCTAAAGATCCTATAATTGAGTCATTCATCGTTGTACCAGCATCGGTATGGAAAGCAAAAGATAAATCAATTGGGATATTCAAACCTTCTGATTTAGGATCGACACTTGATCCTCCTGCTAAATAATTAACCCAAAGACCTCTCGATTTATAATCATCAGTATAATCATTCACCCCTTTACTTGGAGAATAAACATCTTCCGGGAAACCTGCCCATTGTAGCCAATAACGGGCTCCTTCTGTATAACGAGGATATCCGCTCGTCTCGTAAGGATAGTCAACTTTAGGCAATAGCTTTATTTCTTCCTGAGCTTTAGTATCTGAGCTCTTTACATTTTCAGTGGTGCCACTATCGGCTATACGACGCGCAATATTTCCAAAACCACCACCAATCTTTATGGCATCAGCCGTAACAACTTTTCCAGTCATAGACGATTTGTTAGTAAGTACAATTCTGGAATCATAATTTCTGCCAGCATCAAAGCTGAAATGTCCTAAATAAATCCATGTACCTCCACCCATTGTCTGATTGATCTTAAACTGAGTAGTACCTCCTTTATGATAAACAGTGTACAAAGCATCATCAGTACTATTTTCTACACTTTTATAAGAAACATAAACAGCATATGTACCGACTTTAGGAATATCCGGGATCCACTCCGCCGTACTCTCTTTCCCTTTCTTAATTGTTTCTATCAAACGGAAAGTTCCATCATGAAAAGGATTATCATTGTTTATATAAAAGTCCTTTTTCTGAGCAAAACCAGGACCAGCACCATCAGTCCATTTTTTCTCTGTAATCTTTTCAATATAACGAGAACTTGCACTTAAAGTGCCGTCATTATCAATAATAATTTCTGCTGTATTTGTATCACGCTCACGAGGCAAAAGTACATTAGCACCGGCATTTTCAAGCATTGGTACTAAAAACGGCAGAACATAACTCTGTGTATATAAATCCTCCACTGTCTGAAAGATACGGGCTCGTTGCCACTCCCATCGTGTTAACTTCGACTCATAATAATACCCATGACTTTGCCACATGGCAATGTGTCTGTTCAAAAGACCTTTTGTTGGTCTGTAAGGTACTGAAATTCGAGTGATCAAAGGCTTATCTATGTCATTTACAAAAGTTTTCGCTTTCTTATCTTTCTTACTTCGTAATGCAAGAGGAATAAGTTCTTCTATGGGGTGCTTATCAGTAATCAACACAACCTCATAATTTACAAATTCCGGGGGGAGTTGTTGACGAATATACCTATATATTTCGGTTACATTGTCTTCCCTGAAAGGAATATAAGAGCAATTCATATTAGCATACAATTCCAACTTCTTTTTGTTTATTGCAAATGAATCAATATAAATTGGTCCTACAGATATGGTTTTCTTTGAAACTTGAGTCAAATACGAACCAATTGTTGAGCGCATCTCTTTAGAAAGTTCCTGAGCCTCAGTTACCTGACTAAAAAAAACAGGGAATAACAAGCTTAATACAAAAACACGAATAGGTTTCATATACATCTATTTTTGTTTATTCATTATCAAAGTAAGGCCAATAAAAGTAAATAAGGCATTAAAGATAAGTAATTCATAGCTAAAAGTATACCCATTAAACCAAACTTGTGAATTCTTTTGAAGAACAAAACAAAGTATTGGTGAAATAAGTGCAACTAAAGGAACATATTTATCACGAACCTGCTTTTTTGTACAAATACCAAAGGCAAACATTCCAAGAATCGGTCCATAAGTATAGCTTGCCAGAATATATACAGCATCAATTACGCTTGTATTATTCAATAAGTTTATCACAATGATAACCAATCCCATTACTACAGACATCATTACATGAACCTGCTTGCGAATTTTTACAACTTCTAAATCCGTCTTACGCTTTGTACTACCCAGTATATCCACAGTAAAAGAAGTAGTTAAAGCTGTCAGTGCTGAACCTGCAGCTGAGTAAGCCGCAGAAATTAATCCAACAATAAATAAAATACCTACAATTTTAGGAAAATAACCATGAGTCGCAATTAATGGGAAAAGTTCGTCACTCATTTTAGGAATTGCAATCCCAGATTTCGCAGCATATATATATAAAAGCACACCCAGCATTAAAAACAATAAAATAATTACTACCTGGAAAATACCACTGGTAATCATATTCTTCTGAGAATCTTTAAAATTCTTGCAACTCAAATTCCGTTGCATCATATCTTGGTCAAGACCGGTCATAGCAATCATTGTGAATATACCTGCAAGAAATTGTTTAAAAAAATATCTTTTATCATTAACATCATCAAAGAAAAAAGTCTTTGAATAATCATGATCAATAATGGCACTAAATGCCCCATTAAAAGAGAGATTCAAATCTGAACTTATATAATATATACAAAAAAGAACTGAACCTACTAAACAAAGAGTTTTTAAAGAGTCTGTCCAGATTAAAGCTTTAACCCCTCCACGGAAAGTATAAAGCCACACTAATAAAACGGTAAAAAACACATTCAATAAGAAAGAAAGATGTAATGGTTCAAAAACCAATAATTGTAGAACCACACAAACAAGAAAAAGACGGACTGCTGCACCCAGCATTTTTGAAATAAAAAAGAACCATGCACCTGTTTTATGTGTAGAAACACCAAAGCGATTATCAAGGTACTCGTAAATAGAAACCAGGTTCATTTTATAAAAAAGAGGAATCAGTAAAAAAGCTATGATAAACTGCCCAGTCAAAAAACCAAGAGCCATCTGCAAATAAGAGAAATTGCTTACGGCCACCATACCTGGAGCAGAAACAAAAGTTACTCCTGATATGCTAGAACCTATCATGGCAAAAGCCACAACATACCAACGAGACTTCCGGTTTCCAACAAAGAAACCTTGATTATCAGCCTTTCTTCCTGCAATATACGATATAGCAAACAGAACAGCAAAATAACAAAAAATAGTTGATAGGACTAGAACTGGACTCATAAATTTAGGTAATATAGTTCTGAAATATAACATAAAAAATTAAATAATGAAGTGATACAACAAAATATCACTTCACTATTTATAATTATAAAACTCTTATTATAATGGGTTCTGAGTTAGTACACCACCACTATTATCTATTTCAGCTTGAGGAATTGGCATTAACTCACTAATTCCAGGTCTGAATACACCTTTTGCTTTAAATGTTTCTACTGCCTTGCCTGTACGAACCATATCGAAGAATCGGTGTCCTTCCATCGCTAATTCTAAACGACGTTCTTTAATAATAGCTTCAAACAAGTTATTATCAGTAGCAGGAGAATCTGCCAACTTAGCACGAGTTCTTACTTTATTTAGATATTTACGTGCTTCAGTATAATCTGGTGTCGTAGCTTTAACACAAGCCTCAGCATAATTCAGATAAACTTCCGATAAGCGAATTACACGAATATTCACAGGATTATTTCTAATTTCTGTTGAACGTTCAGATGGTTTTAAATAATACTTTTGGTTATAATAGCCAGTACGATTTCTTTCTAACTTAGCAAAGTTAGCAGGTGTTTCCCATGCTTGTAAATCTGCAGGTGTAAGCAAGGTTGCTTCTTTTCTAACTACATCTCCTGCCTCATCAAAAGCATTTGCCAAACTTTGTGTAGGTTGATTGATTCCATATCCATAAGTCACCCCATATGGAAGCATCATTAAAACATGGAAGTTACCATTATTTGTTGTCGCTGCACTTTGGGTTAATGAATTATAAAAATCAATCTCAAATATAGACTCCTTACAATGTTCACCAGCTAAACTAAAAACATAAGCATAATCGTCTTCCAGTTCATATCCATCTTTATAAACTTCTAAAGAAGCTTTCTTGCAATCATCATATTTCTTTTCAAAAAGATACACACGCGATAACATAGCATTAGCCGCACCACGAGTAATTCTTCCCGCATTAGTCTTCATATCTATTTCAGACTTTGCCGGTAAATAACTAGCAGCAGTTTCCAAGTCTGTCTCAATCTGTGCATATACATCTGCAGATGGAGTTCTTTTCATTGTCTTATCTGAAATTGTAGGAGTCTTTGTCATTAATGGAACATCTCCAAACACACAAACTAATTCATGATAGTAGTAAGCCCGCAAAAATAAAGCTTCACCTAGCAAACGTTTCTTACTCTGCGTTTTAAATAAGCTTTCATCCATACTGGAAATTCCATCAATTGCCTGATTAGCTTTATTTATCCCCCTGTATAGAATCTGATAACGGCCTAATATTCGTCCATTATCAGTAGGATAATTATAAGATTCCATCAATGCAAATCCTTGTACGTCAGCATCACTACCACTATAAGTAGCATCATCAGATAAATCATCGCCAAAGCACCATATTGTCCAAGTATATCTATAATCCTTAAGATCACTGTATGCAGCTACTACTGATTGGAATGCATCATTCTCTGTCACAAAAAAACCATCAGTAGTCAGAGCGCCCAATTTTTTCTTATCAAGAAAATCATCACTACAACTCGCGAATATTAACGTGACAATAAACAGCCACAATATTTTATTTGATTTCATATTCTTATTCTTTTAAAATGTAACATTTATACCACCAGTAAATATACGTGCTTGCGGATAAGTACCGATATCAACTCCGCGGCTTAAATAGTTTGTAGAAGATATTTGTCCAATTTCAGGATCTGCACCAGAATATTTTGTTATAGTGAACAAGTTCTGACCAGATATATAAACTCTCAAGCGGTTCACATGCATTTTTTTTGAAATAGATTCTGGCATAGTATATCCCAATTGAAGTGTTTTCAATCTCAAATAAGATCCATCCTCAATATATCTATCTGATATTCTATTATTATCATTCTTATCATTTCCATTTAATCGCGGCATAGTTGCATTTGGATTGCTTGTACTCCAATACCCTAAAACATCTACCGATTTATTAGTTACATCACCTAAATCATAAGTAAAATAGCGCATTGCATTAAAAACATCATTACCATAAGATCCTTCAAAAACAGCATTCAAATCAATGCCTTTATATTCCATTCCTAAATTAAACCCATAATAAAATTTAGGAATAGGATTACCTATTACAGTTTTATCAGCATCTGTGAGTTTTTTATCTCCACTTGTATCAAGAAAGATAACATCGCCATAATCTGCATTAGGCTGACGGGTTTTTACATCAGTTAATTCTTCCTGAGTATTAACCAGGCCATTTGTTTTATATCCCCAAAAAGAGCCAATAGGATTTCCAACAGATGTTAAGGTTGCATTTCCATTTTTCAAAGCTCCACCTGATATTGATTTTCCTGTTCCAAGACTTAACACTTCATTTTTAATTGTAGAAATATTGCCACCAATATTATAATTAAAATCTTTGCCTATATTATCTCTCCATTCTGCCTGGAATTCAAATCCATAATTTTTCACTTTACCAGCATTTGTCATTGGACCTGTTTCAAAGCCTAAGAAATATGGAATGGGTTCAACCAGCAACATATCTTTAGTGGTCTTGTAATAATATTCTGCCGACAGATTGAATCTACCATTCAACAAGCCTAAATCAAAACCAAGATTTGTTGATTCTGTTGTTTCCCATTTTACATTGGCATTTCCCATATTCACAGCTACAACTCCCTGATTCAACGTTTCTGGTTTTCCATATAAATATGCATATTGAGCACTTGAACTGAGAAGATTTTGGAACATATAATCATCAATATTCTGATTACCAACCTGTCCCCAACCTGCACGTATTTTCAAACTACTCAACCAATTCTGGTCCCATTTCTTAAAGAATTGTTCATTAGAAAGCTTCCATGCCAAAGCTAAAGATGGGAAATATCCGTAACGATTACCAGCTCCAAAACGAGAAGATCCATCCGCTCTGAAAGTTACAGTCGCTAAATATCTATCATCATAGTTATAATTCACCCTACCTAAATAAGATAGTAAAGAAGATTCAATAGCACTGCCAGCAGCTGTAGCAGATGAAGCCAGCTGTGCAGCATCCAGATATTGCATATCCGGCTCGTTATTTGGGACTCCTTGTTTAGATGCGCTCACATTTTCATATCTTGTTTTTTCTGCGGTATAACCTAAAACAGCATTAATAGTGTGTTTTTCTGCAAATACACGACTAAAGTTCAATGTATTTTCAAGTAATAAATTATTTCTCTTAGAATATCCACGAGTTACTTTATTTATATCAACACGTTGTGCATTGCTCACATAGTAAGTGGGGTCAAAATCATAAGAATCAAAACTATTAGAATTGAGCCCTAACAAAGTCTTAAAATATAAACCTTTAAGGAGATTCACTGTTGCATATACATTTCCTACCAAGTCCTGATTCTTTTCTTTACTGTTAGTATAATTAATAGCAGCTACAGGATTTGGATAGTCGATATATTTTGAAGATCCATAAGAACCATCAGCATTTCTTACAGGAACAACAGGTTCTAATTTAATAGCTGAATTTATAATACCCACAGTGTTACTGCCTTCTAAAATTTTGTTTCGATTAGACGTTGAATATGCAGCATTTACACCAATAGAAATTATATCATTCATTTTACGTTCAACATTCAATCTGGCATTGATTCTATTATAATCTGTTTTCTTCACAGTACCATCGTGAGATAAATAACCTAAGCTTAGATTATATTGAAAGTTATCTGAACCACCTGAAAAACTAGCATCATAGTTTCTCATATATGCAGTCCTTGTAACTTCTTTCAGCCAGTTTGTTGAAATAGTAGGATCTACTTTAGTCAAATCGATAGGCTTAACTCTTGTTTTATTAATTTCAGTCTGAATATTGTACCATTGCTGTCCATTGAGTAGCCCAAGATCTGTATCAATTTGCTGAACACCCCAATATGCATTTACATTGATTACGTCATTCCCTTTTTTACCATGCTTTGTTGTAACCAACACAACTCCATTAGCTCCTCTAGAACCATAAATTGCTGTAGCCGAAGCATCCTTCAAGACTTCCATTGATTCAATCTCGGAAGAGCTTAAGTAAGAAATACTATTTACGGGCATACCGTCAACAACATACAACGGATCGGCATTGTTAACCGTACCAACGCCACGAATACGAACCGTTACTGAACCACCAGGAGCACCTGAATTAGATGTTACTGAAACGCCTGGTACCAAACCTTGTAAAGACTGAGCAATATTAGCTACAGGCTGACGTGATATCGCATTTGCTTTTACAGAAGCAACTGACCCTGTTAAGTCCGATTTCTTAACCGTACCATAACCCACAACTACAACTTCTTGAAGTAACTCAGTATTGTCTTTTAGTACAACACTTATAGCTGTTTTACCACCTACAGGAACTTCCTGCTTCTGAAAACCAATATAGGAAATCACCAATGTAGCATTAGGCTTCACTTTTAATGTGAATTTACCTTCTACATCAGTGATAGCTCCATTATTTGTTGTTCCTTTTTCAATAACGCTTGCACCAATTACAGGTTCGCCTTTTGAATCGACCACTGTTCCGTTTAGAGTAATGCCTTGTTGTTGCTGCTCACTCATATCATGAGTAGCATTAACACTCCAAACACCTGCGATAGCGTTCATACTCCCAACTGTAGAGAAGAGGGAAGCTATGGTTAACGCCGTGAGAAACTTCTTTGAGAATGTTTCCCTAGATAGTTGAATTTTGTTCATAAAAGATCAATAATTTAAAGTTGAGAAATTCATTAAACTCCTGCGTAAACTAGAAATGTAATAAGAAGTACAGATTTCCAGTTTAATAACGTTCGTATTCATATCATTCAATAATTAAATAAAGGTTATATAAATAGATTTGCTAGTTAAATTAGAACAATAAGTCTTTTAATTCGACAATCAAAATATGTATTACTAAATATTAATAAATATCAAAACTACTGGTTTTAGTTTATAATCCAAAACAAATATTGTAATATTTTTAATATTTTATTAATATTTTCAGATAAAATATCAAAATAACACATTATAAATACACTATAAAAGCAATATGACACAACAATTACTAATTAATTATCATATTAACACCAAACAAACATCTACAGCAACTTATCTACAGAAGTAAATTCGTATCCTTTAGCTTTTAAAGTCTCAATTAATTTATCAAGATAGCTATAAAACTTATCTGTTCGTCTTTCATCCGTGCCTATATGAACTAATAGCATAAAACCATTTAGTGTATTTATTTGCTCATAATTGAGAATCTTCTGATAAATATCCTCAGAAGATCGATATGCCTTCATTTCCGGAACAGTATAATCAGCATTTGATCCGGTTCCCGGAGTAAAATTAATAAGTTGCACACCCAATTCTGAACACCATGAAGATATATCATTATTATACCATTCATAGGCAGGTAGAAAATAAAGCTTCTTCGGTAAATGAACACCTGCCTGAATCATTGCCTGGTAATTATCTTTAAGATCTTCCTGAAAAGCTTCGCGGGTTACCAAAGTCGAATCCCTCTTACCCCAGTCGGCATAAAGTATATGCTTATCCGAATGTGGAGCTAAATAATGACCATCTTTCTGCAATGACTTAGCTAACTTAGGAAAAGAACGATAGAAATCACCGGTCAGAAAGAAAGATCCTTTAATGTTTTGTTTCTTTAAAGCTTTACCGATAGTCTGCCCCCCATCTGCAAATTCATGACCGGTAAAAACCAAAGCTATTTTCTTTTTCGAAGTATCTCCCTGAATAATTCCTCCAAGAACTCGCTTGTTCGAGTCTTTAGGAGAAGCTTCGGATGCTAAGTATGCCAGATAATAACATAAAGATGCCGTTCCATCCATAGTTGGTTCATTCGTGGAATAATCAGCATAATCATCGTGATAGACAACTCTATCTGATTGGAAAGCAGCATATTTATCTTCTTGTCCTAAATGAACACCTCTCAAATTCTTAAAAATAGAAGTATAAACCGGTCCATCAACCAATCCACCGTCAATATGATAATGATACAGCTGCGAAAAAGCAGAATGCGGATAAAGAGGATAATCTCCATTGGAAGGCAACCCTACAATCATACATTTCCCCCATGGGTTACAGCCAAACAACCAATCTCGCATAGCTGTTTCCATTTCTAGAAATTCTGTATTACCAGTTAATCTGCGATACAAGTTACATTGAGTTATAAGCGCAACTGTAAGATTGTTAGAACACCATATAAAAGGT
Proteins encoded in this window:
- a CDS encoding TonB-dependent receptor, whose protein sequence is MNKIQLSRETFSKKFLTALTIASLFSTVGSMNAIAGVWSVNATHDMSEQQQQGITLNGTVVDSKGEPVIGASVIEKGTTNNGAITDVEGKFTLKVKPNATLVISYIGFQKQEVPVGGKTAISVVLKDNTELLQEVVVVGYGTVKKSDLTGSVASVKANAISRQPVANIAQSLQGLVPGVSVTSNSGAPGGSVTVRIRGVGTVNNADPLYVVDGMPVNSISYLSSSEIESMEVLKDASATAIYGSRGANGVVLVTTKHGKKGNDVINVNAYWGVQQIDTDLGLLNGQQWYNIQTEINKTRVKPIDLTKVDPTISTNWLKEVTRTAYMRNYDASFSGGSDNFQYNLSLGYLSHDGTVKKTDYNRINARLNVERKMNDIISIGVNAAYSTSNRNKILEGSNTVGIINSAIKLEPVVPVRNADGSYGSSKYIDYPNPVAAINYTNSKEKNQDLVGNVYATVNLLKGLYFKTLLGLNSNSFDSYDFDPTYYVSNAQRVDINKVTRGYSKRNNLLLENTLNFSRVFAEKHTINAVLGYTAEKTRYENVSASKQGVPNNEPDMQYLDAAQLASSATAAGSAIESSLLSYLGRVNYNYDDRYLATVTFRADGSSRFGAGNRYGYFPSLALAWKLSNEQFFKKWDQNWLSSLKIRAGWGQVGNQNIDDYMFQNLLSSSAQYAYLYGKPETLNQGVVAVNMGNANVKWETTESTNLGFDLGLLNGRFNLSAEYYYKTTKDMLLVEPIPYFLGFETGPMTNAGKVKNYGFEFQAEWRDNIGKDFNYNIGGNISTIKNEVLSLGTGKSISGGALKNGNATLTSVGNPIGSFWGYKTNGLVNTQEELTDVKTRQPNADYGDVIFLDTSGDKKLTDADKTVIGNPIPKFYYGFNLGMEYKGIDLNAVFEGSYGNDVFNAMRYFTYDLGDVTNKSVDVLGYWSTSNPNATMPRLNGNDKNDNNRISDRYIEDGSYLRLKTLQLGYTMPESISKKMHVNRLRVYISGQNLFTITKYSGADPEIGQISSTNYLSRGVDIGTYPQARIFTGGINVTF